A region from the Aegilops tauschii subsp. strangulata cultivar AL8/78 chromosome 5, Aet v6.0, whole genome shotgun sequence genome encodes:
- the LOC109750994 gene encoding eukaryotic translation initiation factor 3 subunit E, with translation MAEHDLTASVAAWMDPHLVLPVLEFLQERGVYADEEILRGKIRLLAGTNMVDYAMDIHKSLHGTDDVPADMVARRSEVVERLRALQEAVAPIVAFLSSPQLVQELHADKQYNLHMLQERHQIGPDQIEALYQYAKFQYECGMYSDAADFLSQYRALCTNSERSLSALWGKLAAEILMQNWDVAQEELNRLKEMIDSSSFTSSPVNQLHSRIWLMHWSLFIFFNHENGRNGIIDLFFQDRYLNAIQTNAPHLLRYLAAAVVVNKRRRNMLKELIKVIQQEQNSYKDPIIEFLECLYVKYDFDGAQQKLVECEQVILNDPFLGKRVEERNGIAVPLRDEFLENARLFIFETYCRIHRCIDIGVLAEKLNMTYDEAELWIMNMVKSSKLDAKIDSVTGTLIMTTNRVDVHEQIIESMKNLNARTYMLAKSVVDPGHAAAQQAAR, from the coding sequence ATGGCGGAGCACGACCTGACGGCGAGCGTGGCGGCGTGGATGGACCCCCACCTGGTGCTCCCGGTGCTGGAGTTCCTCCAGGAGCGCGGGGTCTACGCCGACGAGGAGATCCTGCGGGGCAAGatccgcctcctcgccggcaCCAACATGGTCGACTACGCCATGGACATCCACAAGTCGCTCCACGGCACCGACGACGTCCCCGCCGACATGGTCGCCCGCCGCTCCGAGGTCGTCGAGAGGCTCCGGGCCCTCCAGGAGGCCGTCGCGCCCATAGTCGCCTTCCTCTCCAGCCCGCAGCTCGTGCAGGAGCTCCACGCCGACAAGCAGTACAACCTCCACATGCTCCAGGAGCGCCACCAGATCGGCCCGGACCAGATCGAGGCCCTCTACCAGTACGCCAAGTTCCAGTACGAGTGCGGGATGTACTCCGACGCCGCCGATTTCCTGTCCCAGTACCGCGCTCTGTGCACCAACAGCGAGAGGAGCCTGAGTGCCCTGTGGGGGAAGCTGGCGGCGGAGATACTGATGCAGAACTGGGATGTCGCGCAGGAGGAGCTCAACAGGCTCAAGGAGATGATTGATTCCAGCAGCTTCACCTCGTCGCCTGTGAACCAGCTCCACAGCAGGATATGGCTGATGCACTGGAGCCTCTTCATCTTCTTCAACCATGAGAATGGAAGGAACGGGATCATCGACCTCTTCTTCCAGGACAGGTACCTCAATGCTATCCAGACCAACGCTCCCCATCTTCTGAGGTACCTTGCTGCTGCAGTTGTTGTCAACAAGAGGAGAAGGAACATGCTTAAGGAACTCATCAAGGTCATCCAGCAGGAGCAGAACAGCTACAAGGATCCCATCATTGAGTTCCTGGAGTGCCTGTATGTCAAGTATGATTTTGATGGCGCTCAGCAGAAGCTCGTCGAGTGCGAGCAGGTTATACTGAATGATCCTTTCCTGGGCAAGCGCGTTGAAGAGAGGAATGGCATCGCTGTTCCTCTGAGAGACGAGTTCCTTGAAAATGCTCGCCTGTTCATTTTTGAGACTTACTGCCGTATACATCGCTGCATCGATATTGGTGTGCTTGCGGAGAAGCTGAACATGACCTATGATGAAGCCGAGTTGTGGATAATGAACATGGTCAAGAGTTCCAAGCTAGATGCCAAGATTGATTCAGTGACGGGAACTCTCATCATGACGACCAATCGTGTTGATGTCCATGAGCAGATTATTGAGAGCATGAAGAACCTCAACGCCAGGACCTACATGCTAGCAAAGAGCGTCGTGGATCCAGGGCATGCAGCAGCACAGCAGGCTGCTCGGTGA